A single genomic interval of Candidatus Binataceae bacterium harbors:
- the purL gene encoding phosphoribosylformylglycinamidine synthase subunit PurL, whose amino-acid sequence MTLAGEPTVDLAAARSHGLSDAEYAAIVKLLGRTPSFTELGVFSVMWSEHCSYKSSRKHLRRLPMSGPRVVGGPGENAGAIDVGDGWVAVFKIESHNHPSFVEPYQGAATGVGGIIRDIFTMGARPLASMNSLKFGALEHPRTGYLLAGVVGGIGGYGNCVGVPTIAGEVMFDAAYNGNILVNAFCLGLARREDLQSAQARGAGNPVIYVGSATGRDGIHGASLLASAAFDAESAAKRPTVQVGDPFAEKLLIEACLEAMKTGAIVAIQDMGAAGLASSSSEMAGRGGLGIELELDRIPTREAGLTPYEMLLSESQERMLIVAERGREAELAAVFEKWDLHAPVVGKVTDDGRWRAIYRGSVVADIPVQALSDAAPVYDRPSAPPTSRVEAGAQTPAGRGFNAAREILDHASAPAALRALLASANVGSKRWVFRQYDSLVQSNTIAGPGGDAAILRIKGSRRGLALTVDSNPRACAIDPYLGAVATVCEAARNVACAGARPAGITNCLNYGNPERPEIMWQFIRGIEGLCDAAIAFDTPVISGNVSFYNETEGRAIPPTPTIAVVGILDEVARHVGPRFTTAGDLVLMVRTSAPSLAASEYAALFGIADEALNAIDLAGERRLIEGLIDAAGRGLISSAHDVSDGGLAVALAEACFVRAAQLGCTVEKIGETPAELFGEGASTVILSVAAENIDAIRQIFAPLEAKIIGRVTPTPRLKIMHLIDEDVAELMRIYEEALPRRLGGS is encoded by the coding sequence ATGACCCTCGCGGGTGAACCAACCGTTGATCTCGCGGCGGCGCGCAGCCACGGCCTGAGCGACGCGGAATATGCCGCGATCGTCAAACTCCTCGGGCGTACGCCGAGCTTCACTGAGCTCGGCGTTTTCTCGGTGATGTGGTCGGAGCATTGCTCATATAAGTCGTCGCGGAAGCATCTGCGGCGATTGCCGATGAGCGGTCCGCGCGTGGTCGGCGGTCCGGGCGAGAACGCGGGCGCGATCGACGTCGGCGACGGCTGGGTTGCCGTGTTCAAAATTGAAAGCCATAACCATCCGTCATTCGTCGAGCCGTATCAGGGCGCGGCGACCGGAGTCGGCGGGATCATCCGCGACATCTTCACGATGGGGGCGCGGCCGCTGGCGAGCATGAACTCGCTCAAGTTCGGCGCGCTCGAGCATCCGCGAACCGGGTATCTGCTCGCGGGTGTCGTCGGCGGAATTGGCGGCTATGGCAATTGCGTCGGGGTGCCGACGATCGCGGGCGAGGTGATGTTCGACGCGGCCTACAATGGGAACATCCTGGTCAATGCATTTTGCCTGGGGTTGGCGCGGCGCGAGGATTTGCAGAGCGCGCAGGCGCGCGGCGCGGGCAATCCGGTAATCTACGTCGGCTCGGCGACGGGCCGCGACGGAATCCACGGCGCCAGCCTGCTGGCGTCGGCGGCGTTCGATGCCGAGAGCGCGGCGAAACGGCCGACGGTGCAGGTTGGCGATCCGTTCGCCGAGAAGCTTTTGATCGAAGCCTGCCTGGAGGCGATGAAGACCGGAGCGATTGTGGCGATTCAGGATATGGGGGCGGCCGGGCTGGCGTCGTCGTCGAGCGAGATGGCCGGGCGCGGCGGACTCGGGATCGAACTCGAGCTGGATCGGATTCCGACGCGCGAGGCCGGGCTGACGCCGTATGAGATGCTGCTGTCGGAATCGCAGGAGCGGATGCTGATCGTCGCGGAGCGCGGACGCGAGGCCGAACTCGCTGCCGTCTTCGAGAAATGGGATCTGCACGCGCCGGTGGTCGGCAAAGTCACAGATGACGGCCGCTGGCGCGCGATCTATCGAGGGAGCGTGGTGGCCGATATTCCGGTGCAGGCGCTGAGTGACGCCGCGCCCGTCTACGATCGGCCGTCGGCGCCGCCCACAAGTCGAGTGGAAGCCGGGGCGCAAACACCGGCTGGGCGTGGTTTCAATGCGGCGCGCGAGATTCTCGATCACGCTAGCGCGCCGGCGGCGCTGCGGGCGCTGCTCGCGAGCGCCAACGTCGGGTCAAAACGATGGGTCTTCCGGCAGTACGATTCGCTTGTGCAGAGCAACACGATCGCGGGTCCGGGCGGCGACGCAGCGATCCTGCGGATCAAGGGATCGCGGCGCGGGCTGGCGCTGACGGTCGATTCGAATCCGCGCGCGTGCGCGATCGATCCGTATCTCGGCGCGGTCGCGACGGTCTGCGAGGCCGCGCGCAATGTCGCCTGCGCGGGCGCGCGGCCGGCGGGAATCACCAACTGCTTGAACTACGGTAATCCCGAGCGGCCGGAGATCATGTGGCAGTTCATCCGCGGGATCGAGGGACTGTGCGACGCCGCGATCGCTTTTGATACGCCGGTGATCAGCGGCAACGTCAGCTTTTACAACGAGACCGAGGGCCGCGCGATTCCGCCGACGCCGACGATCGCAGTGGTGGGAATTCTCGATGAGGTGGCGCGCCACGTCGGCCCTCGGTTCACTACCGCAGGCGATCTCGTCCTGATGGTGCGGACGAGCGCGCCGTCGCTGGCGGCGAGCGAGTATGCGGCGCTGTTCGGGATCGCCGACGAAGCGCTGAACGCGATCGATCTGGCGGGCGAGCGGCGGCTGATCGAGGGGTTGATTGATGCGGCGGGAAGGGGGCTGATAAGCTCAGCTCATGACGTCTCCGATGGCGGACTTGCGGTGGCGCTCGCCGAAGCCTGCTTCGTTCGCGCTGCGCAGTTGGGCTGCACGGTCGAGAAGATCGGTGAGACACCGGCAGAATTGTTCGGCGAAGGCGCTTCAACGGTAATTCTTTCGGTCGCGGCTGAAAACATTGACGCGATTCGACAGATATTCGCGCCGCTCGAAGCGAAGATTATCGGACGGGTGACGCCGACGCCGCGACTTAAAATAATGCATCTAATCGACGAAGATGTGGCAGAGCTGATGCGAATATATGAGGAAGCTCTGCCGCGAAGGCTCGGTGGGTCATGA
- the purQ gene encoding phosphoribosylformylglycinamidine synthase subunit PurQ, whose amino-acid sequence MKWGVVRFPGSLDDNDAIHALRVVLDQDAKILWHKDESLEGAECIVLPGGFSYGDYLRCGAIARFSPIMKSLIRFANDGGLVVGICNGFQILCEAHLLPGALTRNRSLAFICEQVTVRIENARTPFTCASREGELLRLPIKHGEGCYVAPEAELLAMEERGQVLMRYVDAGGRETDEANPNGSMRAIAAIANERFNVFGLMPHPEHAVEKALAGGDDGLKLFRSLITSAG is encoded by the coding sequence ATGAAGTGGGGTGTGGTCCGCTTCCCCGGCTCATTGGACGATAACGACGCTATCCACGCGCTCCGCGTGGTACTCGATCAAGACGCGAAGATATTGTGGCACAAGGACGAAAGCCTTGAGGGCGCGGAATGTATCGTGCTGCCGGGCGGCTTCAGCTACGGCGATTATCTGCGCTGCGGCGCGATCGCGCGGTTTTCGCCGATCATGAAGAGCTTGATCCGGTTCGCCAACGACGGCGGCCTGGTGGTTGGCATCTGCAACGGTTTCCAGATTCTGTGCGAGGCCCATCTGCTGCCCGGCGCCCTGACGCGCAATCGTTCGCTGGCGTTTATCTGCGAGCAGGTGACGGTGCGAATCGAGAATGCGCGCACGCCGTTTACCTGCGCGTCGCGCGAGGGTGAACTACTGCGGCTGCCGATCAAGCATGGCGAGGGTTGCTACGTCGCGCCTGAGGCTGAGTTGCTCGCGATGGAGGAACGCGGACAGGTGCTGATGCGCTATGTCGACGCGGGCGGGCGTGAGACCGACGAAGCGAATCCGAACGGCTCGATGCGGGCGATCGCAGCGATCGCCAACGAACGTTTCAACGTGTTCGGTTTGATGCCTCATCCGGAACATGCCGTCGAGAAGGCGCTCGCCGGTGGAGATGACGGCCTCAAGCTATTTAGATCGTTGATCACGAGCGCCGGCTAG
- the purS gene encoding phosphoribosylformylglycinamidine synthase subunit PurS, with the protein MNLTVKIYVTPRKGILDPQGRAAEGALRSLGFADVSSVHIGRYIVLEIDAGSASVAETAAREMCERLLVNPLIEDYRLEVADV; encoded by the coding sequence GTGAACTTGACCGTCAAGATCTACGTCACACCCCGCAAGGGTATCCTAGATCCGCAGGGCCGGGCGGCTGAAGGCGCGCTCAGAAGCCTTGGATTCGCGGATGTCAGCTCGGTCCATATCGGGCGCTACATCGTGCTCGAAATCGACGCCGGGTCGGCGAGCGTCGCGGAAACCGCGGCGCGCGAGATGTGCGAGCGGCTGCTGGTCAATCCGTTGATCGAGGATTATCGACTCGAGGTCGCAGACGTATGA
- a CDS encoding N-acetylmuramoyl-L-alanine amidase, protein MMTATLTVVMTTATAARATIITNAALRAAGDFVELRFDLRGRGLVWHLRENRQQLIIDFEQTRIALASRPFAGREVAPIRAVAVADTGSGAARIVIDVDGKVDYAAGVTGRELIIRFARAGTAPNLVAGVDLHDGPGRTPARIARKDTAVFSAADPAPAATVPAPAVPVALAEPRPQNPRPLVVIDPGHGGRDPGTRSDDGVSEKDLALQIAARLQRVLEGAGVAAELTRNDDRFLSLGERTAIANRDHAALFVSIHLNSSPDVNTTGIGAYYLNNTTDRATIRLARMENGAAEASSDRGEPNLNYVLTDLRQGYKANEAVALAQMIETESVAAADAQGFGLRALGAMQGPFYVLVGAEMPSVLVECGFLSNPDEARRLSAPRYQAALADGIGAAVIHYLEDDEAVGNL, encoded by the coding sequence ATGATGACCGCGACACTGACTGTAGTGATGACGACAGCGACCGCGGCGCGCGCCACGATCATAACCAACGCCGCGCTCCGCGCGGCCGGCGACTTCGTCGAGCTGCGCTTCGATCTGCGCGGGCGCGGACTCGTCTGGCATCTGCGTGAAAATCGGCAACAGCTTATCATCGATTTCGAGCAAACCCGGATTGCGCTCGCCTCGCGTCCGTTCGCCGGCCGCGAGGTCGCGCCGATCCGCGCCGTCGCGGTGGCGGACACCGGCTCCGGCGCCGCACGGATTGTTATCGATGTGGATGGCAAGGTTGATTACGCCGCGGGCGTCACCGGCCGCGAGTTGATCATCAGATTTGCGCGCGCTGGAACCGCACCGAACCTCGTCGCGGGTGTCGATTTGCACGACGGGCCGGGACGGACACCGGCGCGAATCGCACGTAAAGACACGGCGGTATTTAGTGCAGCAGACCCGGCGCCGGCGGCGACTGTTCCAGCGCCGGCCGTTCCAGTCGCGCTTGCCGAGCCACGGCCGCAAAATCCACGGCCCCTGGTCGTAATCGATCCCGGGCACGGCGGTCGCGATCCGGGTACGCGATCAGACGATGGCGTGAGCGAAAAAGATCTGGCGCTGCAGATTGCGGCGCGGCTGCAACGCGTGCTCGAGGGCGCAGGCGTTGCTGCGGAATTGACGCGTAATGACGATCGCTTCCTGAGCCTCGGAGAGCGGACCGCGATCGCTAATCGCGACCATGCTGCGCTGTTCGTGTCGATCCACTTGAATTCGAGCCCGGACGTCAACACCACCGGCATCGGCGCTTACTACCTGAACAATACGACCGATCGCGCGACGATTCGGCTCGCGCGCATGGAGAACGGCGCCGCTGAGGCCTCTAGCGATCGCGGCGAGCCAAACCTAAACTACGTCCTGACGGATTTGCGTCAGGGCTATAAGGCAAATGAAGCGGTCGCGCTGGCGCAAATGATCGAAACTGAAAGCGTAGCTGCGGCGGACGCGCAAGGCTTCGGGCTGCGGGCGCTGGGCGCGATGCAGGGACCGTTCTATGTGCTGGTCGGCGCCGAGATGCCGTCTGTGCTGGTCGAGTGCGGATTTCTATCCAACCCCGATGAGGCGCGCCGCTTAAGTGCGCCGCGATATCAGGCGGCGCTCGCCGACGGCATCGGCGCGGCCGTGATTCACTATCTGGAGGACGACGAGGCGGTGGGCAATCTTTGA
- the mutS gene encoding DNA mismatch repair protein MutS gives MPIKQTPLVAQYLSVKQKVPDAILFFRLGDFYEMFFEDAEVGARVLDIQLTSRSKDGVPLCGVPYHAAEGYIAKLLKAGLKVAICEQSAPEGGAGGSSGKGGAFQLTGLGDGRAAARGLMPRQIVRVITPGTIGEETVLVADEKNFLLAIACGAQGFGFAALEVSTGEFLTARITGIAGAREELARLSPRELLAPPDNPQIAELLRGLRYPLTRLEAAAFDSSSARFALAAHFGEGLGELDDVIAAAAGAALGYVKENFGGNLSHLRPPQAYQVAEFMLVDETTRRHLELITSSDGGRSGSLLGVLDESLTPIGARTLAHWMVYPLMEIASIRRRHDAVEELFDSDLGGAPSAALRQIGDLERLAGRIGSLRASPRDTLKLSQALGAVAALKAWLSERRGETLQDLTGRLEAQPALAALIDSTISEEPPVNPRDGGAIRRGFSAEIDELRALARDARGVIAQMEAAERERARIPSLKVRYNQVFGYYIEVTRLNLERVPADYERKQTLVGAERFTTPALKELERKILSAEGGLKELELQMFMKLLRELAGHAGAILATAAAVGEFDALMSLALVARRRGYVRPAMDAGGAIKIRDGRHPVLESGMRPGEFVPNDLDCDPDERQLLLITGPNMAGKSTYLRQVALIVIMAQMGSFVPAVEARVSITDRVLTRIGARDELRRGESTFMVEMRETARLLEGLTARSLLLLDEVGRGTSTFDGLAIAWAVAEYLHDATRAKVLFATHFHELTDLARERPRVKNLSMAVREWGSEVLFLRRVVEAPASRSYGIEVARLAGLPASLVARAREILGNLERGELDETGAARLARSPGGPVAPQINLFTASEQRTLDELAAIEVDRLTPIDALNALARIVERSRRRE, from the coding sequence GTGCCGATCAAGCAGACACCGCTCGTCGCGCAGTACCTGAGCGTCAAGCAGAAGGTTCCGGACGCGATTCTGTTTTTCCGTCTCGGCGATTTTTACGAAATGTTTTTCGAGGACGCCGAGGTCGGCGCGCGCGTGCTCGATATTCAGCTCACGTCGCGCTCGAAGGACGGCGTGCCGCTCTGCGGCGTGCCCTACCATGCGGCCGAAGGTTATATCGCAAAGCTGCTCAAGGCCGGACTTAAGGTTGCAATCTGTGAGCAGAGCGCACCCGAGGGCGGGGCCGGAGGTTCGAGCGGCAAAGGCGGCGCGTTTCAACTCACCGGTCTCGGCGACGGCCGGGCGGCGGCGCGCGGCCTGATGCCGCGGCAGATCGTCCGCGTGATCACGCCCGGCACGATCGGCGAGGAGACCGTGCTGGTCGCGGACGAGAAGAACTTCCTGCTCGCGATCGCTTGCGGCGCGCAGGGTTTCGGCTTCGCGGCGCTCGAAGTTTCGACCGGCGAATTTCTCACCGCACGCATTACGGGGATCGCCGGGGCGCGCGAAGAGCTGGCGCGGCTGAGTCCGCGCGAACTCCTCGCGCCCCCGGATAATCCGCAAATCGCCGAGCTACTCCGAGGTCTGCGCTATCCGCTGACGCGACTCGAGGCGGCCGCGTTCGATTCGTCAAGCGCGCGCTTTGCGCTTGCGGCTCACTTCGGCGAGGGTCTCGGCGAGCTCGACGACGTAATCGCGGCAGCGGCCGGGGCCGCGCTCGGCTACGTCAAGGAAAATTTCGGCGGCAACCTTTCCCATCTCCGTCCGCCGCAGGCCTACCAGGTGGCGGAGTTCATGCTGGTGGACGAAACCACCCGGCGGCATCTTGAGCTGATCACCTCCAGCGACGGCGGGCGCAGCGGTTCGCTGCTCGGGGTCCTCGACGAATCGTTGACGCCGATCGGGGCGCGGACGCTCGCGCACTGGATGGTCTATCCGCTGATGGAGATCGCTTCGATTCGCCGGCGGCACGACGCGGTGGAGGAGTTGTTCGACAGCGATTTGGGCGGGGCGCCATCAGCGGCGCTGCGCCAGATCGGCGACCTCGAGCGGCTGGCGGGCAGAATCGGCAGTCTGCGCGCGAGCCCGCGCGACACTCTGAAGCTGAGCCAGGCTTTGGGCGCTGTCGCCGCGCTCAAAGCTTGGCTCAGCGAGCGGCGCGGCGAAACGTTGCAAGATCTTACCGGCCGCCTCGAAGCACAGCCTGCGCTTGCGGCGCTGATTGACTCGACAATTAGCGAGGAGCCGCCGGTAAATCCGCGCGATGGCGGCGCGATTCGGCGCGGCTTCAGCGCGGAAATCGACGAGCTGCGCGCGCTGGCGCGCGACGCGCGTGGCGTGATCGCGCAGATGGAGGCGGCGGAACGCGAACGCGCGCGTATCCCTTCGCTCAAGGTCCGTTATAACCAGGTATTCGGTTATTATATCGAAGTCACCAGGCTCAACCTCGAGCGGGTGCCGGCGGACTACGAGCGCAAACAGACCCTGGTCGGCGCCGAACGCTTCACGACACCCGCGTTAAAGGAGCTTGAACGCAAGATTTTGAGCGCCGAAGGCGGGCTCAAAGAGCTCGAATTGCAGATGTTCATGAAGCTCTTGCGCGAACTGGCCGGACACGCCGGCGCGATCCTCGCAACTGCGGCGGCGGTCGGCGAATTCGACGCGCTGATGTCGCTGGCGCTGGTCGCGCGCCGGCGCGGTTATGTGCGGCCCGCGATGGACGCCGGCGGCGCGATCAAAATCCGTGACGGCCGCCATCCGGTGCTGGAGAGCGGCATGAGGCCCGGCGAGTTCGTGCCCAATGACCTCGACTGCGATCCGGACGAGCGGCAGCTCCTGCTGATCACCGGACCCAACATGGCGGGCAAATCGACGTATCTGCGCCAAGTCGCGCTCATCGTGATCATGGCGCAGATGGGCAGTTTCGTGCCTGCGGTCGAAGCCCGCGTCAGCATCACCGATCGCGTGCTGACGCGGATCGGCGCGCGTGACGAACTGCGGCGCGGCGAGTCGACCTTCATGGTCGAGATGCGCGAGACGGCGCGGCTGCTCGAAGGGCTGACCGCGCGCAGCCTGTTGCTGCTCGACGAAGTCGGGCGCGGCACCAGCACCTTCGACGGACTCGCCATCGCATGGGCCGTAGCCGAGTATCTGCACGACGCGACGCGCGCCAAAGTGCTGTTCGCCACGCACTTCCACGAACTGACCGACCTTGCGCGCGAGCGGCCGCGCGTGAAAAATCTCAGTATGGCGGTGCGGGAGTGGGGCAGCGAGGTGCTGTTTCTCCGTCGCGTAGTCGAGGCGCCGGCCAGCCGGAGCTACGGGATCGAGGTCGCGCGGCTAGCGGGCTTACCGGCGAGCTTAGTCGCGCGGGCGCGCGAAATCCTCGGCAATCTCGAACGCGGCGAACTCGACGAAACCGGGGCGGCGCGGTTGGCGCGTTCGCCCGGCGGACCGGTTGCGCCGCAGATAAATCTCTTCACCGCATCCGAGCAGCGGACGCTCGACGAACTCGCGGCGATTGAGGTCGATCGGCTGACACCGATCGACGCGCTCAACGCCTTGGCGCGGATCGTCGAGCGCAGCCGTCGACGCGAGTAG
- the purF gene encoding amidophosphoribosyltransferase, which produces MSRNDGQAADDLGVVVDEAKIDAFHDECGVFGVFGHPEAANLVYLGLYALQHRGQESAGIVSSNGKSLIAHRGMGLVADIFNSKVLEQLEGTSAIGHNRYSTTGSTSLKNCQPLVVEYAQGGLALAHNGNIVNFRELRERLEASGSIFQSSSDSELIIHLIAGSRAASLPERVAEALMQVRGAYSMALLTEDGMIAARDPHGFRPLVIGKINNAIIVASETCALDLVRAEYVREIEPGEIVVISDDGLRSFRPFGPAPAKRCIFEYVYFARPDSFLYGRNVYQVRKTHGRALAREAPADADLVVPVPDSGNAAALGYAEESGLPFEMALVRSHYIGRTFIEPRQSIRHFGVKIKFNPVAELLRGKRIVLIEDSIVRGTTLSKVIPMLRQAGAREVHMRIAAPPTTNSCFYGIDTPTREELLASSHSVEEIRQYITADSLGYLSWDGLYSFMGEARDGFCDACFTGNYPVEIPRDRSPQQLRLFDAADGLNGAAARR; this is translated from the coding sequence ATGAGCCGCAACGACGGTCAGGCAGCGGATGACCTCGGAGTGGTAGTCGACGAAGCCAAGATCGACGCCTTCCATGACGAGTGCGGCGTGTTCGGCGTGTTCGGCCATCCGGAGGCGGCCAATCTCGTATACCTGGGCCTCTATGCGCTGCAACATCGCGGGCAGGAATCGGCGGGAATTGTCTCGTCGAACGGCAAATCGCTGATCGCTCATCGCGGGATGGGGCTGGTCGCCGACATCTTCAACAGCAAAGTGCTCGAACAGCTCGAAGGCACCAGCGCGATCGGGCACAATCGCTATTCGACTACCGGCTCAACCTCGCTCAAGAATTGCCAGCCGCTGGTGGTTGAATATGCCCAGGGCGGCCTTGCCCTCGCGCACAACGGCAATATCGTAAATTTCCGCGAGTTGCGTGAGCGGCTCGAAGCCAGTGGATCGATTTTCCAATCCTCGTCGGACAGCGAGCTGATCATTCATTTGATTGCCGGGTCGCGCGCCGCGAGCCTGCCCGAGCGGGTGGCGGAAGCACTGATGCAGGTGCGGGGCGCCTACTCGATGGCGCTCCTGACCGAGGACGGGATGATCGCGGCGCGCGATCCGCACGGCTTTCGGCCGCTGGTGATTGGCAAGATTAACAACGCCATAATCGTCGCGTCGGAGACCTGCGCGCTGGATCTGGTGCGGGCCGAGTACGTGCGCGAGATTGAGCCCGGGGAGATCGTGGTGATCAGCGACGACGGCCTGCGCTCGTTCCGGCCGTTCGGCCCGGCGCCGGCCAAGCGGTGCATCTTCGAATACGTCTATTTCGCGCGGCCCGACAGTTTCCTCTACGGCCGCAACGTCTATCAGGTGCGCAAGACGCACGGGCGCGCGCTCGCGCGCGAGGCCCCGGCCGACGCCGATTTGGTGGTGCCGGTGCCCGACTCGGGTAACGCCGCCGCGCTCGGTTACGCCGAGGAGTCCGGGCTGCCGTTCGAGATGGCGCTGGTGCGCAGCCATTACATCGGCCGCACCTTTATCGAGCCGCGCCAGTCGATTCGCCATTTTGGCGTCAAGATCAAGTTCAACCCGGTCGCCGAGCTGCTGCGCGGGAAGCGGATCGTGCTGATCGAGGATTCGATCGTGCGCGGGACCACGCTCAGCAAGGTCATCCCGATGTTGCGGCAGGCCGGCGCGCGCGAGGTGCATATGCGGATCGCGGCGCCGCCGACGACCAACTCGTGCTTCTACGGGATCGACACGCCAACGCGCGAAGAGCTGCTGGCGTCGTCGCATTCCGTCGAGGAGATTCGCCAATACATCACCGCAGACTCGCTCGGTTATCTAAGCTGGGACGGACTTTACTCCTTCATGGGCGAAGCGCGCGACGGCTTCTGCGACGCCTGCTTCACCGGCAACTACCCGGTCGAAATTCCACGCGATCGCTCGCCCCAGCAACTGCGTCTGTTCGACGCCGCCGACGGCCTCAACGGCGCCGCCGCGCGACGCTGA